In the Helianthus annuus cultivar XRQ/B chromosome 11, HanXRQr2.0-SUNRISE, whole genome shotgun sequence genome, one interval contains:
- the LOC110891534 gene encoding nuclear export mediator factor Nemf isoform X2, protein MVKVRMNTADVAAEVKCLRRLIGMRCSNVYDLSPKTYVFKLMNSSGITESGESEKVLLLMESGVRLHTTAYLRDKSNTPSGFTLKLRKHIRTRRLEDVRQLGYDRIVLFQFGVGANAYYIILELYAQGNIILTDSEYMVLTLLRSHRDDDKGFAIMARHPYPIENCRVFERTDGAKLESTLTSFNNHQIEEHVEDGLGVNETPGAPQAKKGNRKAVKSGDASKKKDNTHGKQATLKVVLGEALGYGPALSEHIILDASLTPNLKVSKDVKLEDSSIQALTEGVKRFEDWLEDVISGAKIPEGYILMQEKKIGKDHIPVESSGTDQIYDEFCPLLLNQFRLRVSVKFETFDAALDEFYSKIESQRAEQQQQAKESSAMQKLSKIRNDQENRVQILKKEVDRAVTMAELIEYNLEDVDAAILAVRVALANGMNWDDLTRMVKEEKKSGNPVAGLIDKLHLERNSMSLLLSNNLDEMDDDEITQPVEKVEVDLSLSAHANARRWYEQKKKQESKQEKTLTAHAKAFKAAEKKTRQQLSQEKSVAAISHIRKVHWFEKFNWFISSENYLVISGRDAQQNEMIVKRYMSKGDLYVHAELHGASSTVIKNHKPDSPVPPLTLNQAGSFTVCHSQAWNSKIVTSAWWVYPHQVSKTAPTGEYLTVGSFMIRGKKNFLPPHPLIMGFGILFRLDETSLGSHLNERRVRGEDEGLNETEDTEPFKELSDTGSENEAPDAENPVHVSDLSTDNQKLGNVSSEVDCNRDLSTDNQNLGNVSSEVDCNREVSSDSAQVSVEEKTSAATASPELEDLLDRALELGSAAKKYGLIPSSQTESDINNNGNEEKKETVSREKPYISKAERRKLKKGQTHSEGGNGGHVEKKKLSEGGDGGHAEKKKNKAEQKNIENIMVDGGGKVSRGQKGKLKKMKEKYGDQDEEERKIRMALLASAGRAKSYEQEAQSEAIATSKELKPVGGGNEDAIKRCYKCKKVGHLAKDCREDANGVAQLNEAERMAMEEDDIKEIGEDEKEKLNDVDYLTGVPLPNDILLYAVPVCAPYAAVQSYKYRVKIIPGTAKKGKAAKMAMNLFGHMPEASQREKELMKACTDPELMAAIIGNVKISAAGLTQLKQKQKKGKKAASKQS, encoded by the exons ATGGTGAAGGTTCGGATGAATACGGCGGACGTCGCCGCCGAGGTGAAATGCTTACGCCGGCTAATCGGGATGCGCTGTTCTAATGTCTACGACCTCTCTCCTAAG ACATATGTATTCAAGTTGATGAATAGCAGTGGAATTACCGAATCTGGAGAGAGTGAGAAGGTTTTGTTGCTCATGGAAAGCGGCGTCCGCTTGCATACCACTGCATATCTTAG GGATAAAAGTAATACTCCTTCTGGGTTTACCCTTAAATTACGAAAACACATAAGGACTAGAAGGCTTGAGGATGTAAGGCAGCTTGGATATGATCGG ATAGTTCTCTTTCAATTTGGGGTTGGTGCTAATGCTTACTACATTATATTGGAGTTATATGCGCAAGGAAACATAATACTCACCGATTCCGAATACATGGTTTTAACTCTTCTGCGGTCACACAG GGATGATGATAAGGGATTTGCAATCATGGCACGGCATCCTTATCCGATTGAAAATTGTAGAGTCTTTGAGAGAACTGATGGTGCAAAGCTAGAGTCAACGCTAACATCCTTCAACAATCATCAAATTGAGGAACATGTGGAAGATGGTTTAGGTGTAAATGAGACACCTGGTGCACCACAAGCTAAAAAGGGAAATCGAAAGGCTGTTAAGTCAGGTGATGCTAGTAAAAAGAAGGATAATACCCATGGCAAACAAGCTACGTTGAAGGTTGTTCTTGGGGAAGCTTTGGGTTATGGACCGGCATTATCAGAACATATTATATTAGATGCTAGCTTAACTCCAAACTTGAAAGTTTCCAAGGATGTGAAGTTAGAGGATAGTAGCATTCAGGCTCTTACTGAAGGTGTTAAGAGGTTTGAGGACTGGCTGGAGGATGTTATATCAGGTGCCAAAATTCCCGAAGGATACATCTTAATGCAAGAAAAGAAAATAGGAAAGGATCACATCCCTGTTGAATCATCTGGCACTGATCAG ATTTATGATGAGTTCTGCCCGTTATTGTTAAATCAGTTCAGATTGAGGGTGTCTGTGAAATTTGAGACCTTTGATGCTGCATTGGATGAATTCTACAGTAAAATTGAGAGCCAGCGAGCTGAACAGCAACAACAAGCAAAAGAGAGTTCTGCAATGCAAAAGCTTTCCAAAATTCGCAATGACCAG GAAAACCGTGTGCAAATACTGAAGAAAGAAGTAGATCGAGCTGTTACAATGGCAGAACTTATAGAATACAATTTAGAAGATGTGGATGCGGCTATCTTGGCTGTTAGAGTAGCTCTTGCAAATGGTATGAATTGGGATGATTTAACCCGGATGGTCAAAGAGGAGAAGAAATCTGGAAATCCCGTTGCAGGCCTTATTGACAAATTACATCTTGAAAGAAATTCCATGAGTCTGCTTTTGAGTAACAATCTTGATGAAATGGACGATGATGAAATTACTCAACCCGTGGAAAAG GTGGAAGTTGATCTATCACTTTCTGCTCATGCCAATGCTCGACGGTGGTATGAGCAAAAGAAAAAACAAGAGAGCAAACAAGAAAAGACTCTTACAGCTCATGCAAAGGCCTTCAAGGCTGCTGAAAAGAAGACACGTCAGCAACTCTCTCAG GAAAAATCCGTTGCTGCCATTTCACATATACGAAAAGTGCACTGGTTTGAAAAGTTTAATTGGTTCATCAGCAGTGAGAATTATTTGGTTATCAGTGGACGGGATGCTCAACAAAATGAGATGATAGTCAAGCGTTACATGTCAAAAGGAGATCT GTATGTCCATGCAGAATTACACGGAGCTTCGAGCACAGTGATTAAGAATCACAAGCCTGATAGTCCTGTACCCCCCCTTACACTGAATCAAGCCGGATCTTTTACT GTCTGTCATAGCCAAGCTTGGAACTCGAAGATCGTTACGAGTGCATGGTGGGTATACCCTCACCAAGTGAGCAAAACCGCTCCTACGGGAGAATATCTTACGGTCGGCAGTTTTATGATCAGAGGAAAGAAAAACTTTCTTCCACCTCATCCGTTAATCATGGGCTTTGGAATATTATTCCGTTTAGACGAGACTTCATTGGGGTCCCACCTGAACGAAAGGAGAGTAAGGGGTGAAGATGAAGGACTTAACGAGACTGAAGACACCGAGCCTTTTAAAGAACTGTCGGATACCGGTTCTGAGAATGAAGCACCAGATGCTGAAAACCCAGTGCACGTTTCTGATTTATCAACAGATAACCAAAAATTGGGAAATGTTTCATCTGAAGTTGACTGCAATCGCGATTTATCGACAGATAACCAAAACTTGGGAAATGTTTCCTCTGAAGTTGACTGCAATCGTGAAGTTAGCTCTGATTCGGCACAGGTTTCTGTTGAAGAGAAGACGTCTGCTGCAACTGCGTCCCCTGAACTTGAGGATCTATTAGATAGAGCCCTTGAACTTGGATCGGCTGCTAAAAAGTACGGGCTCATTCCGTCCTCACAAACTGAATCTGATATTAATAATAACGGTAATGAGGAGAAGAAAGAAACAGTGAGTAGGGAGAAGCCTTATATTTCCAAAGCGGAAAGAAGAAAGCTCAAGAAAGGACAAACGCATAGTGAAGGTGGAAATGGTGGTCACGTGGAGAAAAAGAAGCTTAGTGAAGGCGGAGATGGTGGTCATGCAGAGAAAAAGAAGAATAAAGCTGAACAGAAAAACATTGAGAATATAATGGTGGACGGTGGTGGAAAGGTCAGTCGTGGTCAGAAGGGTAAACTtaagaagatgaaagaaaaatacggGGATCAAGATGAGGAAGAACGGAAAATCAGAATGGCTTTACTTGCC TCTGCTGGAAGAGCTAAATCTTATGAACAAGAAGCGCAAAGCGAAGCAATAGCTACAAGCAAAGAGTTGAAACCTGTAGGCGGCG GCAATGAAGATGCTATAAAAAGATGCTACAAGTGTAAAAAGGTTGGGCATCTGGCTAAAGATTGTCGAGAAGACGCAAATGGAGTTGCGCAGCTTAATGAAGCTGAGAGGATGGCAATGGAAGAAGATGATATAAAAGAGATTGGTGAAGACGAGAAAGAGAAATTGAATGATGTGGATTATCTGACAGGGGTTCCTTTACCAAACGACATTCTTTTGTATGCGGTGCCTGTTTGTGCTCCTTATGCTGCTGTACAATCATATAAATATCGTGTGAAGATAATCCCTGGAACAGCAAAGAAAGGAAAAG CTGCAAAaatggcgatgaatttgtttggTCACATGCCGGAAGCAAGCCAACGAGAGAAAGAGTTGATGAAGGCATGTACAGACCCGGAGTTGATGGCTGCGATTATTGGGAACGTCAAGATATCTGCAGCAGGACTGACTCAGCTTAAGCAGAAACAAAAGAAAGGAAAGAAAGCAGCCAGTAAACAAAGCTAA
- the LOC110891533 gene encoding F-box protein At5g49610, translating into METNHTYFVDEIILEILARLPIKSLIRTKCVCKLWYNLASHKSFTQLYNHLSLKNAMLLLQVTDSSTDSTSSMILLIDHKRGVSESSLDFIKDRVKIRASCNGLLCCSSVPDKGVYYVCNPMTREFKLLPRSRERPVTRFYPDGEATLVGLTCDLLSNRYNVVLAGYHRMFGHRPEGKLICSVYDSGTNKWRKYVSDQDDHGFTHMNRNQVVFVNGSLHWMTQSFAYILVLDLSLDSWRRILLPEEMGCGNGSGNRVYLLEFDGKLSVIQISSVWMNIWVLQDYGKGKWDLIDRVSLRCIRGMVPGIFPISQGGDYVFLAGHKQVLVYQRKTRSWKEMYSVKNNSTMPLWFSAHSFRGTIFSCR; encoded by the coding sequence ATGGAAACAAATCATACCTATTTCGTAGACGAAATCATCCTCGAAATCCTAGCAAGATTACCCATCAAATCCCTCATCAGAACCAAGTGCGTTTGCAAACTCTGGTACAATTTAGCCTCCCACAAATCTTTCACCCAACTCTACAATCATCTCTCTCTCAAAAACGCCATGCTTCTTCTTCAAGTCACCGATTCATCTACAGACTCCACTTCCAGTATGATCCTCCTTATCGATCACAAAAGGGGCGTTTCAGAATCCTCTTTGGATTTCATCAAAGACAGAGTCAAAATTAGGGCTTCTTGCAATGGCCTATTATGTTGTTCAAGTGTCCCTGATAAGGGTGTTTATTATGTTTGTAATCCCATGACCAGGGAGTTTAAGTTGCTTCCCAGGAGTCGGGAAAGACCCGTTACTCGCTTTTATCCCGACGGTGAAGCCACCCTTGTGGGTCTAACATGTGATTTGTTGAGTAACAGATATAACGTTGTTTTGGCTGGTTATCATAGGATGTTTGGACATAGGCCTGAGGGGAAGCTTATATGTTCCGTTTATGACTCGGGGACCAACAAGTGGCGCAAGTATGTATCCGATCAGGATGATCATGGCTTTACTCATATGAACCGAAACCAAGTTGTGTTTGTGAATGGTTCGCTTCATTGGATGACGCAGAGTTTTGCCTATATTCTTGTTCTTGATTTGAGCCTGGATTCGTGGAGAAGGATACTGTTGCCGGAGGAAATGGGATGTGGGAATGGTAGCGGGAATCGGGTTTACTTGCTGGAGTTTGATGGGAAGCTTTCAGTTATTCAGATATCGAGTGTTTGGATGAACATATGGGTGTTGCAAGATTACGGAAAGGGGAAATGGGATTTGATTGACCGGGTGAGTTTGCGATGTATTCGTGGAATGGTTCCTGGGATTTTTCCGATAAGTCAAGGGGGCGATTACGTGTTTCTTGCTGGACATAAGCAGGTTTTGGTTTATCAGAGGAAAACAAGAAGTTGGAAGGAAATGTATTCCGTGAAAAACAACTCTACGATGCCCTTGTGGTTCTCTGCACATTCCTTCCGTGGCACCATCTTTTCGTGTCGTTAA
- the LOC118484365 gene encoding uncharacterized protein LOC118484365, with product MPNPNSQTASFFKRLVLFFFFFISFPPYIYILIHFQPKKSQKPSKKYNHFIKHLMDSPSSMLNYCYHEFFADGDGSTDEEVEQEAVTGACKLAMRYVEHCRRPQAKKGKRGYIERDRRGAHDRLMKDYFDEEPTYSNEMFRRRFRMSKRLFLRIVHDLEANYDYFKQKADARGELGFTGIQKCTSALRILAYGNTTDINDEYLKMAEKTTRDSLEHFCRGIIDVYGARYLRTPTWDDLQKIYEVHNAEHGLPGMIGSIDCMHWRWNNCPTAWRGQHTRGDQKGPTIILQAVASQDLWVWSAYFGVVGSCNDINVFEQSPLLEEWISGKAPKASFYANGNYYPHGYYLSDGIYPRYSIFVKTYGDPFDEKRAYFKKVQESSRKDIERCFGVLKQRWHYLRNPCRAWSKQKMRDAMYACIIMHNMILEDEGKAICQNYVPEAVQEEHPQASMEERVNNARELRYEPYHSQLMVDLLHHAWSVRYVPPEGEEETEDEGEESEDEN from the exons ATGCCCAATCCCAACTCTCAAACGGCTAGTTTTTTCAAACGgctagttttatttttttttttttttatttcatttcccccctatatatatatactcattcattttcaaccaaaaaaatcacaaaaacccTCTAAAAAATACAACCATTTTATAAAACACTTGATGGATTCTCCTAGTTCCATGCTAAACTATTGCTACCACGAGTTTTTTGCGGATGGCGATGGTTCAACCGATGAGGAGGttgagcaagaggcggttacggGTGCTTGTAAACTAGCGATGAGATATGTCGAGCATTGTCGTCGCCCCCAAGCAAAAAAAGGTAAAAGAGGTTATATTGAACGAGACCGACGCGGGGCACACGATCGTTTGATGAAAGATTATTTTGATGAGGAGCCGACATATTCGAACgaaatgtttaggcgtcgtttccgaATGAGTAAGCGGTTATTTCTACGCATAGTCCACGACTTGGAAGCCAACtacgattattttaaacaaaaagcggATGCGAGAGGGGAACTTGGATTTACCGGTATCCAAAAGTGTACCTCGGCGTTACGAATCCTTGCTTATGGAAACACTACCGACATCAATGACGAGTATCTAAAAATGGCGGAGAAAACAACGAGAGATAGCTTGGAGCATTTTTGTCGCG gtataatTGATGTGTACGGTGCGCGTTATCTTAGAACGCCCACATGGGACGACCTTCAAAAGATCTACGAGGTACATAATGCTGAGCATGGTTTGCCTGGTATGATCGGGAGCATAGATTGCATGCATTGGCGTTGGAATAACTGCCCGACTGCATGGCGAGGCCAACACACACGGGGTGACCAAAAAGGACCCACTATTATTCTTCAGGCGGTTGCTTCacaggacctttgggtttggtcggcttactttggcgtggtcgggtcatgcaatgatatCAATGTTTTTGAACAATCTCCGCTGTTAGAGGAGTGGATTTCTGGCAAAGCTCCTAAAGCGTCGTTTTACGCAAATGGAAACTACTACCCTCATGGATATTATTTGAGCGACGGAATATATCCTAGGTATTCGATTTTCGTGAAGACGTATGGTGATCCTTTTGATGAAAAAAGAGCAtactttaaaaaggttcaagagtcttcacgaaaagacattgagagatgctttggggttcttaaacaacgctggcattatttgagaaatccttgtcgtgcatggagcaagcaaaaaatgagagatgctatgtacgcgtgtataatcatgcacaacatgattttggaagacgaaggaaaggCAATATGCCAGAATTATGTGCCAGAAGCCGTTCAAGAGGAGCATCCACAGGcgtcaatggaagaaagagtgaataatgcgcgagagttgcgttacgaaccgtaccattcccagttaatggttgatttgctacaccacgcatggtcggttcggtatgtaccacctgagggagaggaagaaacggaggacgagggtgaagaaagcgaagatgaaaactag
- the LOC110891534 gene encoding nuclear export mediator factor Nemf isoform X1: MVKVRMNTADVAAEVKCLRRLIGMRCSNVYDLSPKTYVFKLMNSSGITESGESEKVLLLMESGVRLHTTAYLRDKSNTPSGFTLKLRKHIRTRRLEDVRQLGYDRIVLFQFGVGANAYYIILELYAQGNIILTDSEYMVLTLLRSHRDDDKGFAIMARHPYPIENCRVFERTDGAKLESTLTSFNNHQIEEHVEDGLGVNETPGAPQAKKGNRKAVKSGDASKKKDNTHGKQATLKVVLGEALGYGPALSEHIILDASLTPNLKVSKDVKLEDSSIQALTEGVKRFEDWLEDVISGAKIPEGYILMQEKKIGKDHIPVESSGTDQIYDEFCPLLLNQFRLRVSVKFETFDAALDEFYSKIESQRAEQQQQAKESSAMQKLSKIRNDQENRVQILKKEVDRAVTMAELIEYNLEDVDAAILAVRVALANGMNWDDLTRMVKEEKKSGNPVAGLIDKLHLERNSMSLLLSNNLDEMDDDEITQPVEKVEVDLSLSAHANARRWYEQKKKQESKQEKTLTAHAKAFKAAEKKTRQQLSQEKSVAAISHIRKVHWFEKFNWFISSENYLVISGRDAQQNEMIVKRYMSKGDLYVHAELHGASSTVIKNHKPDSPVPPLTLNQAGSFTVCHSQAWNSKIVTSAWWVYPHQVSKTAPTGEYLTVGSFMIRGKKNFLPPHPLIMGFGILFRLDETSLGSHLNERRVRGEDEGLNETEDTEPFKELSDTGSENEAPDAENPVHVSDLSTDNQKLGNVSSEVDCNRDLSTDNQNLGNVSSEVDCNREVSSDSAQVSVEEKTSAATASPELEDLLDRALELGSAAKKYGLIPSSQTESDINNNGNEEKKETVSREKPYISKAERRKLKKGQTHSEGGNGGHVEKKKLSEGGDGGHAEKKKNKAEQKNIENIMVDGGGKVSRGQKGKLKKMKEKYGDQDEEERKIRMALLASAGRAKSYEQEAQSEAIATSKELKPVGGGGNEDAIKRCYKCKKVGHLAKDCREDANGVAQLNEAERMAMEEDDIKEIGEDEKEKLNDVDYLTGVPLPNDILLYAVPVCAPYAAVQSYKYRVKIIPGTAKKGKAAKMAMNLFGHMPEASQREKELMKACTDPELMAAIIGNVKISAAGLTQLKQKQKKGKKAASKQS; this comes from the exons ATGGTGAAGGTTCGGATGAATACGGCGGACGTCGCCGCCGAGGTGAAATGCTTACGCCGGCTAATCGGGATGCGCTGTTCTAATGTCTACGACCTCTCTCCTAAG ACATATGTATTCAAGTTGATGAATAGCAGTGGAATTACCGAATCTGGAGAGAGTGAGAAGGTTTTGTTGCTCATGGAAAGCGGCGTCCGCTTGCATACCACTGCATATCTTAG GGATAAAAGTAATACTCCTTCTGGGTTTACCCTTAAATTACGAAAACACATAAGGACTAGAAGGCTTGAGGATGTAAGGCAGCTTGGATATGATCGG ATAGTTCTCTTTCAATTTGGGGTTGGTGCTAATGCTTACTACATTATATTGGAGTTATATGCGCAAGGAAACATAATACTCACCGATTCCGAATACATGGTTTTAACTCTTCTGCGGTCACACAG GGATGATGATAAGGGATTTGCAATCATGGCACGGCATCCTTATCCGATTGAAAATTGTAGAGTCTTTGAGAGAACTGATGGTGCAAAGCTAGAGTCAACGCTAACATCCTTCAACAATCATCAAATTGAGGAACATGTGGAAGATGGTTTAGGTGTAAATGAGACACCTGGTGCACCACAAGCTAAAAAGGGAAATCGAAAGGCTGTTAAGTCAGGTGATGCTAGTAAAAAGAAGGATAATACCCATGGCAAACAAGCTACGTTGAAGGTTGTTCTTGGGGAAGCTTTGGGTTATGGACCGGCATTATCAGAACATATTATATTAGATGCTAGCTTAACTCCAAACTTGAAAGTTTCCAAGGATGTGAAGTTAGAGGATAGTAGCATTCAGGCTCTTACTGAAGGTGTTAAGAGGTTTGAGGACTGGCTGGAGGATGTTATATCAGGTGCCAAAATTCCCGAAGGATACATCTTAATGCAAGAAAAGAAAATAGGAAAGGATCACATCCCTGTTGAATCATCTGGCACTGATCAG ATTTATGATGAGTTCTGCCCGTTATTGTTAAATCAGTTCAGATTGAGGGTGTCTGTGAAATTTGAGACCTTTGATGCTGCATTGGATGAATTCTACAGTAAAATTGAGAGCCAGCGAGCTGAACAGCAACAACAAGCAAAAGAGAGTTCTGCAATGCAAAAGCTTTCCAAAATTCGCAATGACCAG GAAAACCGTGTGCAAATACTGAAGAAAGAAGTAGATCGAGCTGTTACAATGGCAGAACTTATAGAATACAATTTAGAAGATGTGGATGCGGCTATCTTGGCTGTTAGAGTAGCTCTTGCAAATGGTATGAATTGGGATGATTTAACCCGGATGGTCAAAGAGGAGAAGAAATCTGGAAATCCCGTTGCAGGCCTTATTGACAAATTACATCTTGAAAGAAATTCCATGAGTCTGCTTTTGAGTAACAATCTTGATGAAATGGACGATGATGAAATTACTCAACCCGTGGAAAAG GTGGAAGTTGATCTATCACTTTCTGCTCATGCCAATGCTCGACGGTGGTATGAGCAAAAGAAAAAACAAGAGAGCAAACAAGAAAAGACTCTTACAGCTCATGCAAAGGCCTTCAAGGCTGCTGAAAAGAAGACACGTCAGCAACTCTCTCAG GAAAAATCCGTTGCTGCCATTTCACATATACGAAAAGTGCACTGGTTTGAAAAGTTTAATTGGTTCATCAGCAGTGAGAATTATTTGGTTATCAGTGGACGGGATGCTCAACAAAATGAGATGATAGTCAAGCGTTACATGTCAAAAGGAGATCT GTATGTCCATGCAGAATTACACGGAGCTTCGAGCACAGTGATTAAGAATCACAAGCCTGATAGTCCTGTACCCCCCCTTACACTGAATCAAGCCGGATCTTTTACT GTCTGTCATAGCCAAGCTTGGAACTCGAAGATCGTTACGAGTGCATGGTGGGTATACCCTCACCAAGTGAGCAAAACCGCTCCTACGGGAGAATATCTTACGGTCGGCAGTTTTATGATCAGAGGAAAGAAAAACTTTCTTCCACCTCATCCGTTAATCATGGGCTTTGGAATATTATTCCGTTTAGACGAGACTTCATTGGGGTCCCACCTGAACGAAAGGAGAGTAAGGGGTGAAGATGAAGGACTTAACGAGACTGAAGACACCGAGCCTTTTAAAGAACTGTCGGATACCGGTTCTGAGAATGAAGCACCAGATGCTGAAAACCCAGTGCACGTTTCTGATTTATCAACAGATAACCAAAAATTGGGAAATGTTTCATCTGAAGTTGACTGCAATCGCGATTTATCGACAGATAACCAAAACTTGGGAAATGTTTCCTCTGAAGTTGACTGCAATCGTGAAGTTAGCTCTGATTCGGCACAGGTTTCTGTTGAAGAGAAGACGTCTGCTGCAACTGCGTCCCCTGAACTTGAGGATCTATTAGATAGAGCCCTTGAACTTGGATCGGCTGCTAAAAAGTACGGGCTCATTCCGTCCTCACAAACTGAATCTGATATTAATAATAACGGTAATGAGGAGAAGAAAGAAACAGTGAGTAGGGAGAAGCCTTATATTTCCAAAGCGGAAAGAAGAAAGCTCAAGAAAGGACAAACGCATAGTGAAGGTGGAAATGGTGGTCACGTGGAGAAAAAGAAGCTTAGTGAAGGCGGAGATGGTGGTCATGCAGAGAAAAAGAAGAATAAAGCTGAACAGAAAAACATTGAGAATATAATGGTGGACGGTGGTGGAAAGGTCAGTCGTGGTCAGAAGGGTAAACTtaagaagatgaaagaaaaatacggGGATCAAGATGAGGAAGAACGGAAAATCAGAATGGCTTTACTTGCC TCTGCTGGAAGAGCTAAATCTTATGAACAAGAAGCGCAAAGCGAAGCAATAGCTACAAGCAAAGAGTTGAAACCTGTAGGCGGCGGCG GCAATGAAGATGCTATAAAAAGATGCTACAAGTGTAAAAAGGTTGGGCATCTGGCTAAAGATTGTCGAGAAGACGCAAATGGAGTTGCGCAGCTTAATGAAGCTGAGAGGATGGCAATGGAAGAAGATGATATAAAAGAGATTGGTGAAGACGAGAAAGAGAAATTGAATGATGTGGATTATCTGACAGGGGTTCCTTTACCAAACGACATTCTTTTGTATGCGGTGCCTGTTTGTGCTCCTTATGCTGCTGTACAATCATATAAATATCGTGTGAAGATAATCCCTGGAACAGCAAAGAAAGGAAAAG CTGCAAAaatggcgatgaatttgtttggTCACATGCCGGAAGCAAGCCAACGAGAGAAAGAGTTGATGAAGGCATGTACAGACCCGGAGTTGATGGCTGCGATTATTGGGAACGTCAAGATATCTGCAGCAGGACTGACTCAGCTTAAGCAGAAACAAAAGAAAGGAAAGAAAGCAGCCAGTAAACAAAGCTAA
- the LOC110891535 gene encoding 30S ribosomal protein S1, chloroplastic, translating into MRSHINELWWIYRTYQPTLSDDPNQSSLISFTTQAQAQAMVSLAQQIGGLRCPSLSDTRLSRAAASFNNNHNLKRAFTTKAAVAVSNAQTRERMKLKEMFEEAYERCRTSPYEGVAFTVEDFHAAIEKYDYNSEIGTKVKGTVFSVDANGAVVDLTAKSSAFLPIREACIHGIKHVQEAGIVPGLREEFVIIGENEHDDSLILSLRQIQYDLAWERCRQLQAEDVVVTGKVVGANKGGIVAVVEGLRGFVPFSQISSKSSAEELLEKDLPLKFVEVDEEQSRLVLSNRKAMADSQAQLGIGSVVTGSVQSLKPYGAFIDIGGINGLLHVSQISHDRVSDIATVLQPGDTLKVMILSHDRERGRVSLSTKKLEPTPGDMIRNPKLVFEKAEEMAQTFRQRIAQAEAMARADMLRFQPESGLTLNSDGILGPLTTDLPAEGLDFNEIPPVEDEE; encoded by the exons ATGAGAAGTCACATAAATGAGTTGTGGTGGATTTACCGGACATACCAACCTACCTTATCTGACGACCCCAATCAATCCTCCCTCATCTCTTTCACCACACAAGCACAAGCACAAGCCATGGTGTCGTTGGCGCAGCAGATTGGTGGACTGAGGTGCCCATCTCTCTCCGACACACGCCTCTCAAGAGCAGCAGCATCCTTCAACAACAACCACAACCTGAAGAGAGCCTTCACAACCAAGGCTGCTGTTGCTGTCTCAAACGCACAGACCAGAGAGCGAATGAAACTCAAAGAGATGTTCGAAGAGGCTTACGAGCGCTGCCGCACCTCCCCCTACGAAGGCGTTGCTTTCACCGTTGAAGACTTTCACGCTGCCATCGAAAAGTATGACTACAATTCTGAAATCGGCACCAAG GTCAAAGGAACTGTTTTCAGTGTAGATGCCAACGGTGCAGTTGTTGATCTAACTGCCAAGTCATCCGCATTCTTGCCTATTAGGGAAGCCTGCATTCATGGCATTAAGCATGTACAAGAAGCAGGCATTGTCCCAGGTTTACGCGAGGAATTTGTTATTATCGGTGAAAATGAACATGATGACAGTTTAATTTTGAGTTTACGCCAAATTCAGTATGACTTGGCCTGGGAACGCTGCAGGCAGCTGCAAGCTGAAGATGTTGTAGTTACCGGCAAGGTCGTTGGTGCCAATAAAGGTGGAATTGTAGCTGTTGTTGAAGGCCTTCGCGGATTCGTTCCCTTCTCTCAAATTTCCTCA AAATCAAGTGCAGAAGAGCTGCTTGAGAAGGATCTGCCACTCAAGTTTGTGGAAGTAGATGAAGAACAATCAAGACTTGTTCTAAGCAACCGGAAGGCCATGGCTGATAGCCAAGCACAGCTTGGAATCGGCTCCGTTGTCACTGGAAGTGTTCAGAGCTTGAAACCGTACGGGGCTTTCATTGATATTGGTGGAATCAACGGTCTTCTCCATGTCAGTCAAATCAGCCATGATCGTGTATCTGACATCGCAACCGTCCTACAACCCGGTGATACCCTCAAG GTCATGATATTAAGCCATGACCGTGAGCGAGGCCGAGTTAGTCTATCTACTAAGAAACTGGAACCGACTCCAGGGGACATGATTCGTAACCCCAAATTGGTTTTTGAGAAG GCAGAAGAGATGGCTCAGACATTCAGGCAAAGAATCGCTCAAGCAGAAGCCATGGCACGCGCGGACATGCTTAGGTTCCAGCCGGAG AGTGGGTTGACACTGAACTCAGACGGCATATTGGGTCCGCTGACCACAGACTTGCCCGCTGAGGGCCTGGATTTCAATGAAATTCCCCCAGTTGAAGATGAAGAATGA